The proteins below come from a single Bombyx mori chromosome 7, ASM3026992v2 genomic window:
- the Tk gene encoding tachykinin isoform X1 — protein sequence MGTYRACLVLLILQVISIATAQEMIKRIPQGFLGMRGKKHEDDSSEQYYKRKPQFFVGVKGKKNFYDYLENPDGYFKRAPLGFTGVRGKKEDMSSEYQYYPYEALKRDGSLIGQIEYTSAEHINDGQYPILNDILNEYLQKLERQETNSDTNETEEQRITNEVEKRAANMHQFYGVRGKKSVDNKRPYDLSIRGKFIGVRGKKDVKNSNGKEIKFLLSRPFPKRRGQMGFFGMRGKKWIDVSSPEMEIPN from the exons ATGGGGACCTACAGAGCCTGTTTAGTACTACTGATTCTGCAAGTCATCTCCATCGCGACGGCTCAGGAAATGATAAAACGTATCCCCCAGGGTTTCTTGGGAATGCGCGGGAAGAAACACGAAGACGACAGCTCCGAGCAGTACTACAAGCGAAAGCCCCAGTTCTTCGTCGGAGTCAAGGGCAAGAAGAACTTCTACGACTACCTGGAAAACCCTGACGGATACTTCAAAAGGGCTCCGCTAGGCTTCACAGGTGTCAGAGGCAAAAAAGAGGACATGTCTTCCGAATACCAGTACTATCCATACGAAGCATTGAAGCGCGATGGGTCTTTGATAGGCCAAATCGAATATACCTCCGCGGAGCACATCAACGACGGCCAATACCCGATTCTCAATGATATCTTGAACGAGTATTTACAGAAGCTCGAGCGTCAAGAAACGAACAGCGATACCAACGAGACAGAAGAACAACGGATCACGAACGAAGTGGAGAAACGCGCTGCGAACATGCACCAGTTTTACGGCGTGCGAGGGAAGAAATCTGTCGACAACAAAAGACCATACGACTTGAGCATCCGCGGGAAATTCATCGGGGTCCGCGGCAAGAAGGACGTAAAGAACAGCAACGGTAAAGAAATCAAGTTTCTACTGAGCCGCCCGTTCCCGAAGAGGAGGGGGCAGATGGGATTCTTCGGGATGCGCGGCAAGAAGTGGATTGATG tatCGAGCCCTGAGATGGAGATCCCTAACTAA